The nucleotide sequence AACGACCATGGTTTTGGTTTTGCAACAGGAACAGATTTTCGGGTCATAGGAAGTAATCGTTCTTCCATTTAGAGGCATAATAGTTTTCTCCGGCATCTGTGCCTTCGTTCTTCCATTTAGAGGCATGATAGTTTTCTCCGGCATCTGTGCCTTGATGGTGGGGATGGTCACTTTCTTAGAAGTGCTACTAAGAATCCCAAAATGTCTTATGCGAACAAAGCCTCTTGGGAGTATATGCAAGGCAAACCTTCGTATAAACTCCATCGGCTCCAGTGTCATTTCTTTTTGCTGTGCACTCTGCCTGTAATCCTTGTAAGAGAATGTAACGCTATTGTTGTT is from Sporocytophaga myxococcoides and encodes:
- a CDS encoding transposase; its protein translation is NNNSVTFSYKDYRQSAQQKEMTLEPMEFIRRFALHILPRGFVRIRHFGILSSTSKKVTIPTIKAQMPEKTIMPLNGRTKAQMPEKTIMPLNGRTITSYDPKICSCCKTKTMVVIEIFDRRGPPFFFNINKTEVNI